The proteins below come from a single Cannabis sativa cultivar Pink pepper isolate KNU-18-1 chromosome 3, ASM2916894v1, whole genome shotgun sequence genomic window:
- the LOC115710158 gene encoding agmatine deiminase has translation MDMEGTPTSHGFYMPAEFEPHSQTWLGWPERPDNWRNNAIPAQRVFVKVASAISKFEPVTVCASASQWSNARNQLPEHIRVVEMSMNDSWFRDTGPTFVVRKNSSSTSALDGKVAGIDWNFNSWGGIEHGCYQDWGHDLHVARKILEIEKLPRFPQSVILEGGSIHVDGEGTCLTTEECLLNKNRNPHLTKAQIDDVLKAYLGIKKVIWLPRGLYGDDDTNGHIDNLCCFVKPGVVVLSWTDDETDPQYDRSVEAFSVLSNTTDALGRSIQIIKLHIPGPLYMTDEEANGVLMDNEAKPRLAGTRLAASYANFYIVNGGIILPQFGDQKWDEEAIRVVSKAFPNHEVVGIKGAREIVLAGGNIHCITQQQPAIPK, from the exons ATGGATATGGAAGGCACCCCGACTTCCCATGGATTTTACATGCCCGCAGAATTTGAACCTCACTCACAAACCTGGCTTGGTTGGCCT GAGCGTCCTGATAACTGGAGAAATAATGCAATCCCTGCTCAACGTGTATTCGTCAAGGTAGCCTCTGCTATCTCAAAGTTTGAACCAGTAACTGTCTGTGCAAGTGCTTCTCAG TGGAGCAATGCACGGAATCAGCTACCAGAACACATCAGGGTTGTTGAGATGAGTATGAATGATTCATGGTTTCGTGATACTGGACCGACT TTTGTTGTTAGAAAAAACAGCTCCAGTACTTCTGCATTGGATGGAAAAGTTGCTGGCATTGACTGGAATTTTAATAGTTGGGGAG GTATTGAACATGGCTGTTATCAAGATTGGGGTCATGACCTTCATGTGGCACGAAAA ATTCTCGAAATTGAGAAGCTTCCAAGGTTTCCACAGTCTGTAATTCTTGAAGGTGGAAGCATTCATGTGGATGGAGAAG GAACTTGCCTTACCACTGAGGAATGCCTTTTGAATAAGAACAGGAATCCACATTTGACTAAGGCTCAAATAGATGATGTACTGAAGGCATATCTTGGAATCAAAAAGGTTATTTGGTTGCCTCGTGGACTTTATG GTGATGATGACACGAATGGTCATATTGACAATTTGTGCTGTTTTGTGAAGCCTGGAGTGGTAGTGTTGTCATGGACAGACGATGAAACAGATCCTCAGTATGATCGGTCAGTAGAGGCCTTTTCTGTTCTCTCGAATACTACCGATGCCCTTGGCAGGagtattcaaataataaaactGCACATTCCAGGGCCATTGTACATGACTGATGAAGAGGCTAATGGAGTTTTAATG GATAATGAAGCTAAACCAAGACTTGCTGGTACAAGACTTGCTGCTTCATATGCAAACTTCTACATTGTTAACGGTGGAATCATTCTACCACAATTTGGGGACCAGAAGTGGGATGAAGAGGCAATTCGAGTTGTATCTAAAGCCTTTCCAAACCATGAA GTTGTAGGAATTAAAGGTGCAAGGGAGATTGTTCTAGCAGGTGGAAATATACATTGTATAACACAACAACAGCCAGCAATTCCAAAATGA
- the LOC133036269 gene encoding uncharacterized protein LOC133036269, with the protein MFNGDYLHHLSAIHDQQDFELIICLLWGIWMDRNRVVHGGVSRQPASIVQYTTRYHEDFTRVKVPPSTAAPPWLHGFKLNVDAATNLEQKRMGIGAIIRDHNGMVVAAFSKAIEGSFRSDEMKAKVLFHALNWVLQSQLALTYIETDALRVSSALNPSSTDLSCFFESYYGCSLSFILFPSSFSLPCETNC; encoded by the exons ATGTTCAATGGTGATTACCTGCATCATTTATCTGCAATCCATGATCAGCAAGATTTTGAGCTCATTATATGCTTGTTGTGGGGAATATGGATGGATAGAAACAGGGTTGTTCATGGTGGTGTTTCACGGCAACCTGCTTCTATAGTTCAGTATACTACACGATATCATGAAGACTTCACTCGAGTCAAAGTCCCTCCTTCAACTGCTGCT CCACCATGGTTACATGGGTTTAAATTAAACGTTGATGCAGCTACAAATTTGGAGCAAAAGAGAATGGGAATTGGGGCAATCATTAGAGATCATAATGGAATGGTGGTTGCTGCTTTTTCAAAAGCTATTGAAGGAAGTTTCAGATCGGATGAAATGAAGGCAAAAGTACTTTTCCATGCTCTTAATTGGGTATTACAGTCACAACTTGCTCTTACTTATATTGAAACAGACGCTTTGAGAGTCTCCTCTGCTTTAAATCCTTCCTCTACAGATTTGTCTTGCTTTTTCGAATCTTATTATGGATGTTCGTtgtcttttattctttttcccTCAAGTTTTAGTCTCCCATGTGAAACAAACTGCTAG
- the LOC115709661 gene encoding uncharacterized protein LOC115709661, protein MGCSFSGLNALYDAVNGAGDVWINETRFKIVRQLGEGGFAYVFLVKEVPTDNSSASAGGGLAKKVKDPSHLSDDGTYAMKKVLIQNSEQLELVREEIRVSSLFSHPNLLPLLDHAIIAVKPSQEGSWKHEAYLLFPVHLDGTLLDNANTMKAKKELFSTTDVLHIFRQLCAGLKHMHNLDPPYAHNDVKPGNVLITHRKGQPPLAILMDFGSARPARRRIQSRSEALQLQEWASEHCSAPFRAPELWDCPSNADIDERTDIWSLGCTLYAIMYGVSPFEYALDSGGSLQLAIVNAQVKWPGGPKQAYPEALHQFVTWMLQPQPAVRPRIDDIIIHVDKLVSKFSN, encoded by the exons atggGTTGCTCATTTTCTGGATTGAATGCTCTGTATGACGCCGTTAATGGCGCAGGAGATGTCTGGATCAATGAGACTCGCTTCAAGATCGTCAGGCAGCTCGGTGAAGGTGGCTTCGCCTATGTCTTCCTGGTTAAGGAGGTACCCACCGACAATTCCTCTGCCTCTGCCGGTGGTGGTCTCGCCAAGAAAGTCAAAGACCCCTCACATCTCTCTG ATGATGGGACTTATGCTATGAAAAAGGTTCTCATTCAGAATAGTGAACAGCTGGAGTTGGTGAGAGAGGAAATTCGTGTTTCATCACTTTTCAGTCATCCTAATCTACTTCCGCTTCTTGATCATGCCATTATTGCTGTCAAG CCTTCACAAGAAGGATCTTGGAAGCATGAAGCATACTTATTGTTTCCAGTTCATTTGGATGGAACATTGTTGGACAATGCTAACACTATGAAAGCTAAAAAGGAGTTATTCTCGACCACAGATGTTCTTCATATATTCCGTCAG CTCTGCGCAGGACTCAAGCATATGCACAATTTAGATCCACCTTATGCTCATAATGATGTCAAGCCTGGTAATGTCCTCATAACTCATAGGAAAGGACAACCACCACTAGCCATATTGATGGATTTTGGCAGTGCTCGGCCTGCAAGGAGGAGGATTCAATCCCGTTCCGAAGCACTGCAATTGCAG GAATGGGCATCTGAGCATTGTTCAGCACCTTTTCGAGCTCCGGAGTTGTGGGATTGTCCAAGTAATGCAGATATCGATGAGAGAACTGATATTTGGTCATTAGGATGCACTTTATATGCGATAAT GTATGGAGTGTCTCCATTCGAATATGCACTTGATTCTGGAGGAAGCTTACAACTGGCGATTGTCAATGCACAAGTAAAGTGGCCGGGTGGTCCTAAACAGGCATATCCTGAAGCCCTGCACCAGTTTGTGACATGGATGCTTCAGCCTCAACCTGCAGTTCGCCCTCGAATTGATGATATCATAATTCACGTGGACAAGTTGGTCTCGAAGTTTTCTAATTGA
- the LOC115709662 gene encoding ASC1-like protein — MGESGISCSGWIDNWDMESYPVAQDFIFLLFFAVLFPSVRLFLDRFVFEGIARRLIFGRKHYELNLEKQWRRKKINKFKESAWKCLYYFSSELFALYVTYNEPWFTNTRYFWEGPGNQTWPDLKMKMKLKGLYMYAGGFYIYSTFALVFWETRRSDFYVTMAHHLASVTLILFSYMLRFARVGSLILAIHEGTDVILEIAKMAKYSHYEGFASVFLVLFILSFTLLRIIYYPFWILWSTRYEVVSVLGEDIIMVHGVYYYLFNTLLFGLFLCHIYWWLLMLRMLVRKIKTSKLEDDVRSDNEDEEHDD; from the exons ATGGGTGAGTCTGGAATCTCTTGTTCTGGTTGGATCGATAATTGGGATATGGAATCATACCCAGTAGCTCAAGACTTCatctttcttctctttttcgCTGTGCTTTTCCCTTCTGTTCGGCTTTTTCTCGACAGATTTGTCTTTGAG GGAATAGCTAGGCGCttgatttttggaaggaaaCATTATGAGCTGAACTTGGAGAAACAGTGGAGgagaaagaaaataaacaagTTCAAAGAGTCTGCATGGAAATGTCTATATTACTTTTCATCAGAGCTTTTCGCTCTTTATGTCACCTATAATGAACCCTGGTTCACTAATACCAGATACTTTTGGGAAGGTCCTGGAAATCAGACTTGGCCAGACCTGAAAATGAA AATGAAATTGAAGGGGCTGTATATGTATGCTGGTGGATTCTACATTTATTCTACCTTTGCTCTGGTGTTCTGGGAAACAAGGCGATCCGACTTTTACGTCACAATGGCTCATCACTTGGCATCAGTCACCTTAATTTTGTTTTCTTACATGTTAAG GTTTGCTAGAGTTGGTTCACTCATTTTAGCTATCCACGAAGGAACTGATGTGATTTTAGAGATTGCAAAGATGGCAAAGTATAGTCACTATGAAGGGTTTGCCAGCGTTTTCCTTGTTCTTTTCATTCTCTCATTTACCCTACTTCGCATTATTTACTATCCATTCTGGATACTTTGGAGTACAAG ATATGAAGTTGTTTCAGTCTTGGGTGAGGATATTATTATGGTACATGGTGTCTATTACTACCTATTTAACACCCTGCTCTTCGGTTTGTTCCTTTGTCATATTTATTGGTGGCTACTCATGCTTCGGATGCTTGTAAGGAAAATCAAGACAAGTAAGCTGGAAGACGACGTTCGATCTG ACAATGAAGATGAAGAACATGATGATTGA